Proteins co-encoded in one Klebsiella michiganensis genomic window:
- a CDS encoding phospholipase A (catalyzes the hydrolysis of phosphatidylcholine), translated as MLKPLGWGVAAMLPLTAFAQETTIDKIHDKPAVRGSIIANLLQEHDNPFTLYPYDTNYLLYTWTSDMNKEAISSYDWASNARKDEVKFQLSLAFPLWRGILGDNSVLAASYTQKSWWQLSNRNESSPFRETNYEPQLFLGFATDATFAGWTLRDVEFGYNHDSNGRSDPTSRGRNRLYTRLMAQNGDWQVEVKPWYVVGSVEDNPDITKYMGYYQLKVGYALGEAIFSVKGQYNWNSGYGGAEFGVSYPISKNVRFYTQVYSGYGESLIDYNFNQTRVGVGVMLNDLF; from the coding sequence ATGCTGAAACCTCTGGGGTGGGGAGTAGCCGCGATGCTACCTTTGACTGCCTTCGCACAAGAAACCACCATTGATAAAATCCACGACAAGCCCGCGGTGCGCGGCAGTATCATTGCTAATCTGCTGCAGGAACACGACAATCCCTTCACGCTGTACCCGTACGACACGAATTACCTGCTATACACCTGGACCAGCGATATGAATAAAGAGGCGATAAGCTCCTACGACTGGGCCAGCAACGCGCGTAAAGACGAGGTGAAGTTCCAGCTAAGCCTGGCCTTCCCGCTGTGGCGCGGTATTCTGGGCGATAACTCCGTGCTGGCGGCCTCCTATACCCAGAAATCCTGGTGGCAGCTTTCTAACCGCAATGAATCTTCACCGTTTCGTGAAACCAACTACGAGCCTCAGTTATTCCTCGGTTTTGCAACGGATGCAACCTTTGCGGGCTGGACATTGCGAGACGTAGAGTTTGGCTATAACCACGACTCAAACGGTCGTTCTGACCCGACCTCTCGCGGCCGGAACCGCCTTTACACCCGGCTGATGGCACAAAACGGTGACTGGCAGGTTGAAGTGAAACCCTGGTATGTGGTGGGCAGCGTTGAGGACAACCCGGACATCACCAAATACATGGGCTACTACCAGCTTAAGGTTGGCTATGCGCTGGGTGAGGCGATTTTCAGCGTGAAGGGACAATACAACTGGAACAGCGGCTACGGCGGGGCAGAATTTGGCGTGAGCTACCCGATCTCGAAAAACGTGCGTTTCTATACCCAGGTCTACAGCGGCTACGGCGAATCGCTCATCGATTACAACTTTAACCAGACACGGGTTGGCGTAGGCGTTATGCTAAACGATCTTTTCTAA
- a CDS encoding chloramphenical resistance permease RarD, whose amino-acid sequence MDPKQTRQGILLALTAYFIWGIAPVYFKLIHYVPATEILTHRVIWSFFFMLALITVCRQWPQVKRSCQNRKKILALALSAVLIGGNWLLYIWAVNNHHMLEASLGYFINPLVNVLLGMLFLGERFRRMQWFAVLLAFCGVLVQLWTFGSLPIIGLGLAFSFAFYGLIRKKIAVDAQTGMLFETLWLLPIAGIYLFGIADSATSHMGMNPWTLNLMLIAAGVITTVPLLCFTAAATRLRLSTLGFFQYLGPTLMFLLAVTFYDEVVTQDKLITFGFIWAALGLFIADAIYTQRRARVTSLK is encoded by the coding sequence ATGGATCCGAAACAGACACGTCAGGGGATCTTACTTGCCCTGACGGCCTACTTTATCTGGGGTATCGCGCCGGTATATTTCAAACTGATTCACTACGTACCGGCGACAGAGATCCTGACCCACCGCGTTATCTGGTCATTCTTCTTTATGCTGGCGCTGATCACCGTCTGCCGCCAATGGCCGCAGGTGAAACGCTCCTGCCAGAACCGTAAAAAGATCCTCGCGCTGGCGTTAAGCGCCGTGCTCATTGGCGGTAACTGGCTGCTTTATATCTGGGCGGTGAATAATCATCACATGCTGGAAGCCAGCCTGGGCTACTTCATTAACCCGTTAGTGAACGTGCTGCTGGGGATGCTCTTTTTGGGGGAACGCTTCCGGCGGATGCAGTGGTTCGCTGTGCTGCTGGCCTTCTGTGGCGTGCTGGTTCAGCTCTGGACTTTCGGCTCGCTGCCGATCATCGGCCTGGGCCTGGCCTTCAGCTTTGCTTTCTATGGCCTGATCCGTAAAAAGATTGCCGTAGATGCACAAACCGGGATGCTGTTCGAAACGCTGTGGCTACTGCCGATCGCGGGTATTTATCTGTTTGGCATCGCCGACAGCGCCACCAGCCATATGGGGATGAACCCCTGGACGCTGAACCTGATGCTTATTGCCGCCGGGGTGATCACCACGGTGCCATTGCTTTGCTTCACAGCGGCCGCTACCCGCTTGCGCCTTTCAACGCTGGGCTTCTTCCAGTATCTGGGGCCAACGCTGATGTTCCTGCTGGCAGTGACGTTTTACGACGAAGTGGTCACCCAAGATAAGTTGATTACTTTTGGCTTTATCTGGGCGGCGCTGGGGCTGTTTATCGCCGATGCGATTTATACTCAGCGGCGCGCGCGAGTAACATCGCTGAAATAG
- a CDS encoding magnesium transporter CorA (responsible for the influx of magnesium ions), whose amino-acid sequence MLSAFQLENNRLARIELDETDTLANSVWVDLVEPEESERERVQTELGQSLATRPELEDIEASARFFEDEDGLHIHSFFFFEDADDHAGNSTVAFTIREGRLYTLRERELPAFRLYRMRARNQSMADGNAWELLLDLFETKIEQLADEIENIYSDLEQLSRVIMEGHQGDEYDAALSTLAELEDIGWKVRLCLMDTQRALNFLVRKARLPGSQLEQAREILRDIESLLPHNESLFQKVNFLMQAAMGFINIEQNRIIKIFSVVSVVFLPPTLVASSYGMNFEFMPELKWSFGYPGAIIFMMLAGLAPYLYFKRKNWL is encoded by the coding sequence ATGCTGAGCGCATTTCAACTGGAAAATAATCGCCTTGCCCGCATTGAGCTGGACGAGACGGATACCCTTGCCAATTCGGTATGGGTCGATCTCGTTGAGCCCGAAGAGAGCGAGCGAGAGCGTGTGCAAACGGAACTTGGGCAAAGCCTGGCAACCCGACCAGAGCTGGAAGACATCGAAGCGTCCGCGCGTTTTTTTGAGGACGAAGACGGGCTTCACATCCACTCCTTTTTCTTCTTTGAAGATGCAGATGACCACGCCGGTAACAGCACGGTTGCATTTACCATTCGTGAAGGCCGTTTGTACACGCTGCGTGAACGTGAGCTGCCTGCGTTTCGTCTTTACCGCATGCGCGCCCGTAATCAGTCGATGGCGGACGGCAACGCATGGGAGCTGCTGCTGGACCTGTTTGAAACCAAAATCGAACAGCTGGCGGATGAAATCGAAAATATTTATAGCGACCTGGAGCAGCTAAGCCGCGTTATTATGGAAGGGCATCAGGGCGATGAATACGATGCTGCGCTTTCAACGTTGGCGGAGCTGGAGGATATCGGCTGGAAGGTTCGCCTGTGCCTGATGGATACCCAGCGAGCGCTGAACTTCCTGGTGCGTAAAGCCCGTTTACCTGGCAGCCAGCTGGAACAGGCCCGCGAAATCCTGCGAGACATCGAATCCCTGCTGCCGCACAACGAATCTTTGTTCCAGAAGGTGAACTTCCTGATGCAGGCGGCGATGGGCTTTATCAACATCGAACAGAACCGTATCATCAAGATCTTCTCGGTGGTCTCGGTTGTCTTCCTGCCGCCGACGCTGGTGGCATCCAGCTACGGGATGAACTTCGAGTTTATGCCTGAGCTGAAGTGGAGTTTTGGCTACCCCGGCGCGATTATCTTTATGATGCTCGCCGGCCTGGCGCCCTATCTCTACTTTAAGCGTAAAAACTGGTTGTAA
- the uvrD gene encoding DNA-dependent helicase II (unwinds DNA duplexes with 3' to 5' polarity with respect to the bound strand and initiates unwinding most effectively when a single-stranded region is present; involved in the post-incision events of nucleotide excision repair and methyl-directed mismatch repair.), with protein MDVSYLLDSLNDKQREAVAATRSNMLVLAGAGSGKTRVLVHRIAWLMTVENCSPYSIMAVTFTNKAAAEMRHRIGQLMGTSQGGMWVGTFHGLAHRLLRAHHMDANLPQDFQILDSEDQLRLLKRLIKAMNLDEKQWPPRQAMWYINGKKDEGLRPHHVESYGNPVEQTWQKVYQAYQEACDRAGLVDFAELLLRAHELWLNKPHILNHYRERFTNILVDEFQDTNSIQYAWIRLLAGDTGKVMIVGDDDQSIYGWRGAQVENIQRFLNDFPGAQTIRLEQNYRSTNNILNAANALIANNSGRLGKELWTDGSDGEPISIYCAFNELDEARFVVNRIKTWQENGGALEQCAILYRSNAQSRVLEEALLQGSMPYRIYGGMRFFERQEIKDALSYLRLIANRNDDAAFERVVNTPTRGIGDRTLDVVRQTARDQQLTLWQSCRLLLQEKALAGRAASALQRFMELIDALAHETADMPLHVQTDRVIKDSGLFMMYEQEKGEKGQTRIENLEELVTATRQFSYNDEDEDLMPLQAFLSHAALEAGEGQADTWQDAVQLMTLHSAKGLEFPQVFIVGMEEGMFPSQMSLDEGGRLEEERRLAYVGVTRAMQKLTLTYAETRRLYGKEAYHRPSRFIGELPENCVEEVRLRASISRPVSHQRMGTPIAQNDSGFSLGQRVRHPKFGEGTIVNLEGSGEHSRLQVAFQGQGIKWLVAAYARLETV; from the coding sequence ATGGACGTTTCTTACCTGCTCGACAGCCTCAACGACAAACAGCGCGAAGCGGTTGCCGCCACGCGCAGCAATATGCTGGTGCTGGCCGGGGCGGGCAGTGGTAAGACTCGCGTGCTTGTGCATCGCATTGCGTGGTTGATGACGGTCGAAAACTGCTCTCCATACTCCATCATGGCGGTGACCTTTACCAATAAAGCGGCGGCGGAAATGCGCCACCGTATTGGTCAACTGATGGGCACCAGCCAGGGCGGCATGTGGGTTGGCACCTTCCACGGCCTGGCTCACCGCCTGTTGCGTGCGCACCATATGGACGCCAACCTGCCGCAGGACTTTCAAATTCTCGACAGCGAAGATCAGCTTCGCCTGCTGAAACGCCTGATTAAAGCGATGAACCTGGACGAGAAGCAGTGGCCGCCTCGCCAGGCGATGTGGTACATCAACGGCAAAAAAGACGAAGGCCTGCGCCCGCATCACGTTGAAAGCTACGGTAACCCGGTGGAGCAAACCTGGCAGAAGGTATACCAGGCCTATCAGGAGGCGTGCGATCGCGCCGGGCTGGTTGACTTCGCCGAGCTTCTGCTGCGCGCCCACGAACTGTGGCTGAACAAGCCGCATATCCTGAACCATTACCGCGAACGCTTCACCAACATCCTGGTGGACGAATTCCAGGACACCAACAGCATTCAGTATGCGTGGATCCGCCTGCTGGCCGGTGATACCGGCAAAGTGATGATCGTGGGCGATGATGACCAGTCGATCTACGGCTGGCGCGGGGCTCAGGTGGAAAATATTCAGCGCTTCCTGAACGACTTCCCGGGGGCGCAAACTATACGCCTGGAGCAAAACTACCGCTCGACGAACAACATTCTGAATGCGGCCAACGCCCTGATCGCCAATAACTCTGGCCGCCTCGGCAAAGAGCTGTGGACCGACGGCAGCGACGGCGAACCAATCTCGATTTACTGCGCCTTCAACGAGCTGGACGAAGCCCGTTTCGTGGTCAATCGTATTAAAACCTGGCAGGAAAACGGCGGCGCGCTGGAACAATGCGCCATTCTGTATCGCAGCAACGCCCAGTCGCGCGTGCTCGAAGAGGCGCTGCTGCAGGGCAGTATGCCGTACCGTATTTACGGCGGTATGCGCTTCTTCGAACGCCAGGAAATCAAAGATGCACTCTCCTATTTGCGCCTGATAGCCAACCGCAATGATGATGCGGCCTTTGAACGCGTGGTGAATACGCCAACCCGCGGGATAGGCGATCGCACGCTCGACGTTGTACGCCAGACCGCGCGCGACCAGCAGCTAACGCTGTGGCAATCTTGCCGCCTGCTGCTGCAGGAAAAAGCGCTGGCCGGTCGTGCGGCGTCGGCCCTTCAGCGCTTTATGGAGTTGATTGACGCCCTCGCCCATGAAACGGCGGATATGCCGCTGCACGTCCAGACCGATCGGGTGATTAAAGATTCCGGGCTGTTCATGATGTATGAGCAGGAAAAAGGCGAGAAAGGCCAGACCCGCATTGAAAACTTAGAAGAACTGGTGACGGCCACGCGGCAGTTCAGCTACAACGACGAAGACGAAGATTTGATGCCGCTGCAGGCGTTTCTCTCGCATGCGGCGCTGGAAGCAGGTGAAGGGCAGGCAGATACCTGGCAGGATGCGGTGCAGCTGATGACGCTGCACTCGGCAAAAGGCCTGGAGTTCCCGCAGGTGTTTATCGTGGGGATGGAAGAAGGCATGTTCCCAAGCCAGATGTCTCTCGACGAAGGCGGGCGCCTGGAAGAAGAGCGCCGTCTGGCATACGTGGGGGTGACCCGGGCGATGCAAAAGTTGACGCTGACCTATGCGGAAACGCGCCGCCTGTATGGCAAAGAAGCCTATCATCGCCCGTCACGCTTTATCGGTGAGCTGCCAGAAAACTGCGTGGAAGAGGTTCGCCTGCGCGCAAGTATTAGCCGGCCGGTCAGCCATCAGCGTATGGGCACACCTATCGCACAGAACGATTCTGGCTTCAGCCTGGGGCAGCGCGTACGTCATCCTAAGTTCGGCGAAGGAACCATCGTGAATCTGGAAGGCAGCGGGGAGCACAGCCGCCTGCAGGTGGCGTTTCAGGGGCAGGGAATAAAGTGGTTAGTCGCCGCTTATGCGCGTCTGGAAACAGTGTAA
- a CDS encoding flavin mononucleotide phosphatase (YigB; member of the haloacid dehalogenase (HAD)-like hydrolases superfamily of protein; unknown function) — protein sequence MHFYRPLGQIAALTFDLDDTLYDNHPVILRTTQESLAFVQNYHPKLNAFTALDFHRSREALRVKEPDIYHDVTEWRRRAVEQIMMDAGLSPEEAFTGASAAMENFAKWRSRIDIPQETHDTLAKLAEKWPLVAITNGNAEPHLFGLDNYFEFILRAGPDGRAKPFSDMYHTAAQRLGVPLEQILHVGDDLTTDVAGAVRCGMQACWINLREGDLMRIDDSRLLPHLEISRLASLLALI from the coding sequence ATGCATTTTTACCGCCCGCTCGGGCAAATTGCTGCTCTGACGTTCGATCTCGACGATACGCTTTATGACAACCATCCGGTTATTCTGCGCACCACTCAGGAGTCTCTGGCTTTTGTGCAGAACTATCATCCGAAGCTCAACGCGTTTACCGCTCTGGATTTTCACCGCAGCCGTGAGGCGCTGCGGGTGAAAGAACCGGACATCTATCATGACGTCACCGAATGGCGTCGTCGCGCCGTGGAGCAGATAATGATGGATGCGGGCCTGAGCCCGGAAGAGGCCTTTACCGGTGCCAGTGCGGCCATGGAAAACTTCGCAAAATGGCGCAGCCGTATCGATATCCCGCAGGAAACGCACGACACGCTGGCAAAGCTTGCTGAAAAATGGCCGCTGGTGGCGATCACCAACGGTAACGCAGAGCCGCACCTGTTCGGGCTGGATAACTACTTCGAATTCATTCTGCGAGCCGGGCCGGACGGGCGCGCTAAACCCTTCAGCGATATGTATCATACCGCTGCGCAACGTTTAGGTGTGCCGCTGGAGCAAATCCTGCATGTAGGCGATGACCTGACCACTGACGTGGCCGGTGCAGTGCGCTGCGGGATGCAGGCCTGTTGGATTAACCTGCGTGAAGGCGACCTGATGCGGATAGATGACAGCCGTTTATTGCCGCATCTGGAGATTTCGCGGTTGGCATCCCTACTCGCGCTGATATAA
- the xerC gene encoding site-specific tyrosine recombinase XerC (site-specific tyrosine recombinase which cuts and rejoins DNA molecules; binds cooperatively to specific DNA consensus sites; forms a heterotetrameric complex with XerC; XerCD exhibit similar sequences; essential to convert chromosome dimers to monomers during cell division and functions during plasmid segregation; cell division protein FtsK may regulate the XerCD complex; enzyme from Streptococcus group has unusual active site motifs): MTTSALTSYVDGFLRYLKVERQLSPLTLLNYQRQLTAIIHIAEEMKLSGWQQCDAAAVRSLAVRSRRAGLQASSLALRLSALRSFFDWMVSQGELKANPAKGITTPKAGRHLPKNIEVDDVNHLLDIDLNDPLAVRDRAMLEVMYGAGLRLSELVNMNCGHIDLSTGEVWVMGKGSKERRVPVGRSAVTWVEHWLDLRELFGPDDDALFLAKTGKRISARNVQKRFGEWGIKQGLSSHVHPHKLRHSFATHMLESSGDLRAVQELLGHANLSTTQIYTHLDFQHLASVYDAAHPRAKRGKS; the protein is encoded by the coding sequence ATGACCACTTCCGCATTAACATCTTACGTTGATGGCTTTCTGCGATACCTGAAGGTTGAGCGCCAGCTCAGCCCGCTTACTCTCCTGAACTACCAGCGCCAGCTCACGGCGATTATCCACATTGCCGAAGAGATGAAGCTCAGCGGCTGGCAGCAATGCGATGCCGCGGCCGTGCGTTCATTGGCCGTGCGCAGCCGCAGGGCTGGCCTGCAGGCTTCCAGCCTGGCGCTAAGACTTTCGGCCTTGCGCAGCTTTTTCGACTGGATGGTCAGTCAGGGAGAGCTAAAAGCGAACCCGGCCAAAGGTATTACTACGCCAAAAGCGGGCCGCCACCTGCCCAAAAATATCGAAGTTGATGATGTAAACCACCTGCTGGATATCGATCTGAACGATCCGCTGGCGGTGCGCGATCGCGCGATGCTCGAAGTCATGTACGGCGCTGGCCTGCGTCTTTCCGAGCTGGTGAACATGAACTGTGGCCACATCGATCTTTCGACCGGAGAGGTCTGGGTGATGGGAAAAGGCAGCAAAGAGCGCCGCGTACCGGTTGGCCGGAGTGCGGTAACCTGGGTTGAGCACTGGCTGGATTTGCGCGAGCTTTTTGGCCCGGACGACGATGCGTTGTTCCTGGCGAAGACGGGAAAGCGAATCTCTGCCCGCAATGTGCAAAAGCGGTTTGGAGAATGGGGGATCAAACAAGGGCTAAGCAGCCATGTACATCCTCATAAACTGCGCCACTCTTTTGCCACGCACATGCTGGAGTCCAGCGGCGATTTACGCGCGGTTCAGGAATTGCTGGGGCACGCCAACCTCTCTACTACGCAAATCTATACCCACCTCGACTTTCAACATTTAGCCTCGGTGTATGATGCCGCGCATCCACGCGCCAAACGGGGGAAATCGTAA
- the dapF gene encoding diaminopimelate epimerase (involved in lysine biosynthesis; DAP epimerase; produces DL-diaminopimelate from LL-diaminopimelate) produces MQFSKMHGLGNDFMVVDAVTQNVYFSPELIRRLADRHLGVGFDQLLIVEPPYDPDLDFHYRIFNADGSEVSQCGNGARCFARFVRLKGLTNKREIRVSTANGRMVLSVTEDEMVRVNMGEPNFEPSQVPFRANKAEKTYIMRAAEQTIMCGVVSMGNPHCVIQVDDIETAAVETLGPVMESHERFPERANIGFMQVVSREHIRLRVYERGAGETQACGSGACGAVAVGIQQGLLAEQVRVELPGGRLDIAWKGPGSPLYMTGPAAHVYDGFIHL; encoded by the coding sequence ATGCAGTTCTCTAAAATGCATGGCCTTGGTAATGACTTTATGGTCGTCGACGCGGTGACGCAGAATGTTTATTTCTCTCCGGAGCTGATCCGTCGGCTCGCGGATCGTCATCTCGGCGTAGGCTTCGATCAGCTGTTGATCGTCGAGCCGCCGTACGATCCCGATCTCGACTTCCATTACCGGATCTTTAACGCCGACGGCAGCGAAGTTTCCCAGTGTGGTAACGGCGCACGCTGTTTTGCCCGCTTTGTACGCCTGAAAGGGCTGACCAACAAGCGTGAGATCCGCGTCAGCACTGCCAATGGCAGAATGGTACTGAGCGTCACGGAAGATGAGATGGTGCGCGTCAATATGGGCGAACCCAACTTTGAACCTTCCCAGGTGCCGTTCCGGGCAAACAAAGCAGAAAAGACCTATATTATGCGTGCCGCCGAACAAACCATTATGTGCGGCGTGGTTTCCATGGGTAACCCGCATTGTGTCATCCAGGTTGATGACATCGAAACCGCGGCAGTGGAAACCCTTGGGCCGGTGATGGAAAGCCATGAACGCTTCCCTGAACGTGCCAATATCGGCTTTATGCAGGTTGTCAGCCGCGAACACATCCGGCTGCGTGTGTACGAACGCGGCGCGGGGGAAACCCAGGCCTGCGGCAGTGGCGCCTGTGGCGCAGTAGCGGTTGGTATTCAGCAAGGATTACTGGCGGAGCAGGTACGTGTTGAACTGCCTGGCGGCCGTCTTGATATCGCCTGGAAAGGGCCGGGATCACCGCTTTACATGACCGGCCCGGCGGCCCACGTCTATGATGGATTTATACATCTATGA
- a CDS encoding membrane protein: MKKIFCPLALALTLVSLTGCGLKGPLYFPPADKKATPTTHSATPEQPVQTAPARNSRGIDDAPTQVVY, from the coding sequence ATGAAGAAGATTTTCTGCCCTCTCGCTTTGGCACTGACGCTTGTTAGCCTCACCGGCTGCGGCCTGAAGGGGCCTCTTTATTTCCCACCGGCCGATAAAAAGGCGACGCCAACAACGCATAGCGCAACCCCTGAACAACCCGTCCAGACGGCGCCTGCCCGTAACAGTCGTGGCATTGATGATGCGCCGACTCAGGTTGTTTACTAG
- a CDS encoding membrane protein, protein MKRIGITGLEREAMQNLIERAAPGRFSTQLVSDIDAANYVKRGELHYTIGAFQSGIGTALAVAVAVLGPEKCCTVARPGWPAKEEQIARWVRDGKVAFGIAIENASDAVPLLVHYLDDA, encoded by the coding sequence ATGAAACGGATTGGCATTACGGGTCTTGAACGTGAAGCAATGCAGAATTTAATTGAGAGGGCCGCTCCCGGCAGATTTTCTACGCAGTTGGTGAGCGACATCGATGCAGCTAACTACGTGAAGCGCGGCGAGCTTCATTACACGATTGGCGCATTTCAGTCGGGTATCGGCACCGCGCTCGCCGTTGCGGTAGCCGTGCTGGGCCCGGAAAAATGCTGCACGGTCGCACGCCCAGGCTGGCCGGCCAAAGAGGAACAAATCGCCCGCTGGGTGCGGGACGGAAAAGTCGCTTTCGGCATCGCCATTGAAAACGCCTCGGATGCTGTTCCTCTGCTGGTACACTACCTTGATGATGCCTGA
- the cyaY gene encoding frataxin-like protein (iron-dependent inhibitor of iron-sulfur cluster formation; iron-binding and oxidizing protein; defects in the mitochondrial frataxin protein cause Friedreich ataxis which is an autosomal recessive neurodegenerative disease; based on phylogenomic distribution this protein may have a role in iron-sulfur cluster protein assembly), translating to MNDSEFHLLADNLWRTIEERLDDWDGDSDIDCEINGGVLTISFENGSKIIINRQEPLHQVWLATKSGGYHFNLKGEEWICDRSGAEFWQLLEEASTQQAGEAVSFR from the coding sequence ATGAACGACAGCGAATTTCACCTTTTAGCCGATAACCTGTGGCGCACGATTGAAGAGCGCCTGGATGACTGGGACGGCGATAGCGATATTGATTGTGAGATAAACGGTGGCGTACTGACCATCAGCTTTGAAAATGGCAGTAAAATCATCATCAATCGCCAGGAGCCTTTACATCAGGTGTGGCTCGCTACCAAAAGCGGCGGTTACCATTTCAACCTGAAAGGTGAAGAATGGATTTGTGACCGTAGCGGCGCAGAATTTTGGCAGTTACTGGAAGAAGCCAGCACACAGCAGGCGGGTGAAGCGGTTAGCTTCCGCTGA